A part of Denitratisoma oestradiolicum genomic DNA contains:
- the leuC gene encoding 3-isopropylmalate dehydratase large subunit, producing the protein MKKKTLYDKLWNDHLIHQADDGSTLIYIDRQLIHEVTSPQAFEGLRLAGRKVWRIAANLASPDHNVPTLDRHIISDPESRAQLATLDANCAEFGVTEFRLDDVRQGILHVLSPEQGGSLPGMTIVCGDSHTSTHGALGCLAFGIGTSEVEHAMATQTLWLQKAKTMRVSFDGTLSPGVSAKDLALHLIGQIGTAGGTGHVIEFNGPVVRKMSIEGRMTLCNMAIEAGARSGMVAVDEITLNYVKGRPYAPQGELWEAACYDWLQLRSDEGATFDRDIRIDVSTIAPQVTWGTSPEMVLSIAERVPDPAQQVDQVQRAAYQRALDYMGLRAGVPVSEITVDRVFIGSCTNSRIEDLRSAAAQIKGRKVASSVVEALVVPGSGLVKAQAEKEGLDQLFIAAGFQWREPGCSMCLGMNADQLRPGERCASTSNRNFEGRQGAGGRTHLVSPAMAAAAAIAGHFVDIRE; encoded by the coding sequence ATGAAGAAAAAAACCTTGTACGACAAATTGTGGAATGACCATCTGATCCATCAAGCAGATGATGGATCAACGCTAATCTATATCGACCGCCAACTGATCCATGAGGTTACCTCACCCCAAGCCTTCGAGGGCCTGCGCCTGGCCGGGCGCAAGGTCTGGCGCATCGCGGCCAATCTAGCCTCGCCCGATCACAATGTCCCAACGCTGGATCGCCATATCATTTCAGATCCGGAATCTCGCGCTCAACTGGCCACCCTGGATGCCAACTGTGCCGAATTCGGGGTGACCGAGTTTCGTCTCGATGATGTCCGTCAGGGCATCCTTCATGTGTTATCACCGGAGCAAGGGGGGTCTTTGCCCGGAATGACCATCGTCTGCGGTGACTCCCATACCAGCACCCACGGGGCCTTGGGCTGCCTTGCCTTTGGCATTGGTACTTCCGAGGTTGAACATGCTATGGCCACCCAGACCCTTTGGCTGCAAAAAGCCAAGACCATGCGGGTCTCTTTCGACGGCACGCTATCTCCGGGCGTCAGCGCCAAAGATCTAGCCCTCCATCTGATCGGCCAGATCGGCACGGCAGGTGGCACCGGCCATGTGATCGAGTTTAATGGCCCCGTGGTACGTAAGATGTCCATTGAGGGGCGGATGACCCTGTGCAACATGGCTATCGAGGCCGGGGCCCGTTCCGGCATGGTGGCGGTAGATGAAATCACTTTGAATTACGTCAAAGGCCGGCCATACGCCCCGCAAGGAGAACTGTGGGAGGCTGCCTGCTACGACTGGTTGCAGTTGCGCAGTGATGAGGGCGCGACTTTTGACCGGGATATCCGTATTGATGTTTCCACCATAGCGCCTCAGGTCACGTGGGGAACCTCGCCGGAAATGGTGTTATCGATTGCCGAGCGGGTGCCGGATCCGGCACAGCAGGTGGATCAGGTGCAGCGGGCAGCCTACCAGCGGGCGCTCGACTATATGGGGCTCCGAGCGGGCGTGCCCGTCAGCGAGATTACCGTCGACCGTGTATTCATCGGCTCGTGTACCAATTCCAGGATTGAGGATCTCCGTTCTGCCGCTGCGCAGATTAAGGGACGGAAGGTTGCTTCATCGGTAGTGGAAGCCTTGGTGGTTCCTGGATCCGGGTTGGTCAAGGCCCAGGCCGAGAAAGAAGGGCTGGACCAACTGTTCATTGCGGCAGGCTTTCAGTGGCGCGAGCCCGGTTGCTCCATGTGTCTGGGCATGAATGCGGATCAGCTCCGCCCCGGCGAGCGTTGCGCCTCTACTTCCAACAGGAATTTCGAGGGTCGCCAGGGAGCTGGCGGTAGAACCCATCTGGTGAGCCCGGCCATGGCGGCTGCGGCAGCGATCGCCGGACATTTTGTGGATATCCGGGAGTGA
- the leuD gene encoding 3-isopropylmalate dehydratase small subunit: MTKFEVHHGVVSALIRDNIDTDVIIPSREIKAVAKSGLGRGLFAGWRYLDPNSREENPDFVLNRPQQRNTSILLTGENFGCGSSREHAVWALAEYGIRVVIAPSFGSIFFSNCVRNGLLPVVLDKRTVEAIALETINDPQKQLLEVSLLQMTVTTAQGHCHQFALEPLAREMLLKGLDPIALTLENIEQIEAFQLNDRQIRPWAYLSR; encoded by the coding sequence ATGACGAAGTTTGAAGTTCATCATGGCGTCGTATCTGCGCTCATTCGCGACAACATTGATACCGACGTGATTATTCCTTCCAGGGAAATCAAGGCCGTCGCCAAATCAGGTCTGGGGCGTGGATTGTTTGCCGGCTGGCGCTACTTGGACCCGAATAGCCGAGAAGAAAATCCGGATTTTGTGTTGAACCGTCCCCAGCAGCGGAATACCTCGATTCTGCTGACTGGTGAGAACTTTGGCTGCGGCTCCTCCCGGGAGCATGCGGTATGGGCTTTGGCGGAATATGGCATACGGGTGGTAATCGCACCCAGTTTCGGTTCCATATTTTTCTCCAACTGCGTACGGAATGGACTGTTACCGGTAGTGCTGGACAAGCGCACGGTGGAGGCAATTGCCCTGGAGACAATTAATGATCCCCAGAAGCAACTGCTGGAAGTGAGTCTGTTGCAGATGACCGTCACCACGGCTCAAGGGCATTGTCATCAATTTGCCCTGGAGCCACTGGCCCGCGAAATGCTCCTGAAGGGACTTGACCCTATTGCCCTCACCCTGGAAAACATTGAGCAAATTGAGGCATTTCAGTTGAATGACCGTCAGATACGGCCCTGGGCCTATCTGTCTCGCTGA
- a CDS encoding DHA2 family efflux MFS transporter permease subunit: MALEGHHLPPIEGIRRIWVSLVIAIVGFVNTLEMSVAYLALPSIAGDLGVSPPQATWVITSFAVTCAVVTPLSGWLSARVGQVRLFIATLLLFALTSLLCGLANSLPLLIIARCLQGAVVAPMMPVSFALLLQAYPPNRTAQAMSISMVAMMCAPIVGPVIGGWLTEHFSWPWIFYINVPIGLGVAALSWQLFRDRESPRIRLPVDIIGLVLLCIWVGALQIMLDKGREQNWFESSEIQLLGVTSLVALGYFLIWEWYEKHPIVDVRLFANRSFMRGVVVNSLWAFVYLGNMLLLPLWLQQSAGYTATWAGLVVAPGGIAAVLMQPFAHRLLQRGGVRVLGSCGLAMLALSASLRAGFTSGIAPEHVLLAQVFNGIGSTCFTLASSMMIFSGLSQWQIASATGMASFARLMAIATGTSFAVTYWDRHTMLHRGDLITHITPDSSGVGEFLSVSPVGAEAPALSLSLIDRLLMVQAQTLAANDYNWLSVMLFIGLISLVWLSPGGAGRGTKNIDVSAH; the protein is encoded by the coding sequence ATGGCGCTAGAAGGACATCATCTGCCGCCGATAGAGGGCATACGCCGTATCTGGGTCAGTTTGGTAATTGCCATTGTGGGCTTCGTCAATACCCTGGAAATGTCAGTGGCGTATCTGGCACTGCCGTCCATTGCTGGGGATTTGGGGGTATCTCCACCCCAAGCAACCTGGGTGATCACATCCTTTGCGGTTACCTGTGCCGTCGTAACGCCACTGTCCGGATGGCTCAGCGCCAGGGTTGGGCAGGTTCGTTTGTTCATTGCCACACTGCTGCTGTTTGCCCTGACTTCCCTGCTTTGTGGCCTGGCCAACAGTCTGCCGCTGTTGATTATCGCCCGCTGCCTGCAGGGGGCGGTCGTTGCGCCCATGATGCCTGTTTCTTTCGCTTTGCTGCTTCAAGCCTATCCACCCAATCGGACTGCCCAGGCCATGTCGATTTCGATGGTGGCAATGATGTGCGCTCCCATCGTCGGACCAGTCATTGGTGGTTGGCTTACGGAACATTTCTCCTGGCCCTGGATTTTCTATATCAATGTCCCGATTGGACTGGGGGTTGCTGCCTTGTCCTGGCAACTATTCCGGGACCGAGAGTCACCCAGAATCCGTCTGCCTGTGGACATTATCGGATTGGTGCTGTTGTGCATCTGGGTAGGGGCATTGCAGATCATGCTGGACAAGGGACGCGAGCAGAACTGGTTCGAATCGAGTGAGATTCAATTGCTGGGAGTCACATCGCTGGTGGCGCTGGGGTACTTCCTGATCTGGGAGTGGTATGAGAAACATCCCATCGTTGACGTTCGACTCTTCGCCAATCGAAGTTTCATGCGGGGTGTGGTCGTCAATAGTCTCTGGGCCTTCGTGTACCTTGGCAACATGCTGTTGTTGCCTCTGTGGCTGCAGCAGTCCGCTGGTTACACCGCCACTTGGGCCGGTCTCGTGGTCGCGCCGGGGGGCATTGCGGCTGTGCTAATGCAGCCTTTTGCTCATCGACTATTGCAGCGCGGTGGAGTGCGGGTCCTGGGGAGTTGTGGGCTGGCGATGCTGGCGCTGTCGGCCAGCCTTCGGGCTGGCTTTACATCGGGCATTGCGCCCGAACACGTACTGCTTGCACAGGTTTTCAATGGCATTGGCTCCACCTGCTTCACGCTAGCCAGCAGCATGATGATTTTCAGCGGACTGAGCCAGTGGCAGATCGCCAGTGCCACAGGGATGGCATCATTTGCGCGGCTGATGGCAATTGCCACAGGTACATCCTTCGCCGTGACCTACTGGGACCGGCACACCATGCTGCATCGAGGTGACTTGATCACGCATATCACGCCCGACTCATCAGGCGTAGGGGAATTTCTCTCAGTCTCTCCGGTTGGTGCCGAGGCCCCCGCCCTATCCCTGTCGCTGATTGACAGGCTGCTGATGGTTCAGGCCCAGACCTTGGCAGCAAATGATTACAACTGGCTGTCCGTCATGCTGTTTATCGGATTGATCAGCCTAGTCTGGCTAAGCCCGGGTGGTGCTGGCCGGGGCACAAAAAATATCGATGTGTCGGCCCATTGA
- a CDS encoding VOC family protein — MPDLQQAMAFYGNILGQVLVSEGLVGELEALAWDAPAMRGAACCLLRPPRNAPVFLRLVQATHPADYEPGRHFGWNALEFSVADADTLHELVADHGLKILSPPECLEISNDLYALQAKGFAGEWLRFIQILRPSTVSDLPVARCKVDRVFIAVLANHNQIESIRYYNRLLDLETGGNWNCAYQIISEAFVLPSETFHRFSTCRSGRNVLLEVDQYPRQGRAKPRAPASLNPSIALVSVLVSRPPEAALWLSLPRVRTEMPYCGRTVEVPRGPDGELLEIVW; from the coding sequence GTGCCTGATCTACAACAGGCCATGGCCTTTTATGGGAATATTTTGGGCCAGGTGCTGGTCTCGGAAGGCCTGGTCGGAGAGCTTGAGGCCCTGGCGTGGGATGCGCCGGCCATGCGTGGCGCCGCCTGCTGCCTACTCCGGCCACCCCGCAATGCTCCGGTGTTTCTGCGCTTGGTGCAAGCAACGCACCCCGCTGATTATGAGCCGGGCCGGCACTTTGGCTGGAATGCCCTGGAGTTCTCAGTGGCCGACGCGGATACTTTGCATGAACTGGTAGCCGACCATGGCCTGAAGATCCTTAGTCCACCGGAATGCCTTGAAATCAGCAACGACCTCTACGCCCTGCAGGCGAAGGGCTTTGCCGGGGAATGGCTGCGTTTCATCCAAATTCTTCGGCCCAGTACCGTGAGTGATCTGCCAGTGGCCCGCTGTAAGGTGGACCGGGTCTTTATCGCTGTACTTGCGAATCACAACCAAATAGAAAGCATCCGGTACTACAACCGGTTACTGGATCTGGAGACTGGCGGCAACTGGAACTGCGCCTATCAAATTATCAGCGAGGCATTCGTGCTACCGTCAGAGACGTTTCACCGCTTTAGCACCTGTCGATCCGGCCGAAACGTGCTGCTTGAGGTCGATCAGTATCCACGGCAAGGCCGTGCAAAGCCCCGCGCCCCCGCGAGCCTAAACCCTAGCATCGCGCTGGTTTCGGTGCTGGTATCCCGACCACCTGAGGCTGCTTTATGGCTCTCACTACCGAGGGTACGCACCGAAATGCCCTATTGCGGTCGGACCGTGGAAGTACCGAGAGGTCCCGACGGGGAATTGCTGGAGATCGTTTGGTAG
- the leuD gene encoding 3-isopropylmalate dehydratase small subunit, translated as MEKFTTLDAVVAPLDRPNVDTDAIIPKQFLKSIRRTGFGENLFDEWRYLDVYDPRKGNEGRTKNPDFVLNQPAFSGAAILLARDNFGCGSSREHAPWALRDFGIRCVIAPSFADIFYSNCFKNGLLPIKLPEARVDQLFAQVQAQPGCSFRIDLERQVILTSSGWAIPFEIDAYRKYCLLNGLDEIGVTLLSHVDQIKAYEASRAQRRPWLPVAAD; from the coding sequence ATGGAAAAATTTACTACGCTGGACGCTGTTGTAGCGCCCTTGGATCGACCTAACGTCGACACCGACGCGATCATCCCGAAACAGTTTTTAAAATCGATCCGACGCACAGGATTCGGCGAAAATCTTTTCGATGAATGGCGTTATCTGGATGTCTACGATCCGCGCAAAGGCAACGAAGGGCGGACAAAAAACCCTGACTTTGTGCTGAATCAGCCGGCCTTTTCCGGCGCAGCCATTCTGCTCGCGCGCGACAATTTTGGCTGCGGCTCCAGCCGCGAGCATGCCCCCTGGGCACTGCGGGATTTCGGGATTCGCTGCGTTATTGCGCCAAGTTTCGCCGATATTTTCTACTCCAACTGTTTCAAGAATGGATTGTTGCCGATCAAACTACCGGAAGCTCGTGTGGACCAGCTCTTTGCACAGGTTCAGGCACAACCGGGATGTAGTTTCCGCATCGATTTGGAGCGGCAGGTCATTTTGACCTCGTCGGGGTGGGCCATTCCTTTTGAGATAGATGCCTATCGAAAATATTGCCTGCTCAATGGCCTGGACGAAATCGGCGTTACCCTGTTGAGCCATGTTGATCAGATCAAGGCCTATGAGGCCTCTCGTGCTCAGCGTCGTCCCTGGCTGCCGGTAGCTGCCGACTAG